A single Kribbella aluminosa DNA region contains:
- the groES gene encoding co-chaperone GroES gives MSVTIKPLEDRVLVAPLEAEQTTKSGLVIPDTAKEKPQEGEILAVGPGRIDDNGNRVPLDVAVGDKVIYSKYGGTEVKYDGQDYLILGARDILAVVSK, from the coding sequence GTGTCGGTCACGATCAAGCCGCTCGAGGACCGTGTCCTCGTCGCGCCGCTCGAAGCCGAGCAGACCACGAAGTCCGGCCTGGTGATCCCGGACACCGCCAAGGAGAAGCCGCAGGAGGGCGAGATCCTCGCCGTCGGCCCGGGCCGGATCGACGACAACGGAAACCGCGTCCCGCTGGACGTCGCTGTCGGCGACAAGGTCATCTACTCCAAGTACGGCGGCACCGAGGTCAAGTACGACGGTCAGGACTACCTGATCCTGGGCGCCCGCGACATCCTCGCAGTCGTCAGCAAGTGA
- the groL gene encoding chaperonin GroEL (60 kDa chaperone family; promotes refolding of misfolded polypeptides especially under stressful conditions; forms two stacked rings of heptamers to form a barrel-shaped 14mer; ends can be capped by GroES; misfolded proteins enter the barrel where they are refolded when GroES binds) yields the protein MPKILEFDEHARRALERGVDKLANTVKVTLGPKGRYVVLDKKWGAPTITNDGVTVAREVELDDPFENLGAQLAKEVATKTNDIAGDGTTTATVLAQALVHEGLRAVAAGVNPMGLKRGIEAAVEAVSAKLVETARPVDDKGDMAHVATISARDAEIGALIADAFDKVGKDGVITVEESNTFGTELEFTEGMQFDKGYISPYFITDAEAGEAVLEDPYILIHQGKISAIADLLPLLEKVVQSGKTLLIIAEDVEAEALSTLVVNKIRGNFTSVAVKAPGFGDRRKAMLEDLAALTGAQVVAPEVGLKLDQVGLEVLGSARRIVVSKDNTTVVEGSGKAEDIEGRVSQIKSEIERTDSDWDREKLQERLAKLAGGVCVIKVGAATEVELKEKKHRIEDAVSATRAAIEEGIVAGGGSALVHAATVLDNGLDLDGDELAGVRIVRKAIVEPLRWIAENGGYEGYVVTAKVAELEVGSGFNAATGEYGDLLAQGVLDPVKVTRSALANAGSIAALLLTTETLVVDKPEEEEAPAAGHGHGH from the coding sequence ATGCCGAAGATCCTCGAGTTCGACGAGCACGCGCGGCGCGCGCTGGAGCGTGGCGTCGACAAGCTCGCGAACACGGTGAAGGTGACGCTGGGCCCGAAGGGCCGCTACGTCGTCCTGGACAAGAAGTGGGGCGCCCCGACCATCACCAACGACGGTGTCACCGTCGCCCGTGAGGTCGAGCTGGACGACCCGTTCGAGAACCTTGGCGCGCAGTTGGCCAAGGAGGTCGCCACCAAGACCAACGACATCGCCGGTGACGGCACCACCACCGCGACGGTGCTGGCGCAGGCGCTGGTGCACGAGGGCCTGCGCGCGGTCGCCGCGGGCGTCAACCCGATGGGCCTGAAGCGCGGCATCGAGGCGGCCGTCGAGGCCGTGTCGGCCAAGCTGGTCGAGACCGCGCGTCCGGTCGACGACAAGGGCGACATGGCCCACGTCGCGACCATCTCCGCCCGGGACGCCGAGATCGGCGCCCTGATCGCGGACGCGTTCGACAAGGTCGGCAAGGACGGTGTGATCACCGTCGAGGAGTCGAACACCTTCGGTACCGAGCTCGAGTTCACCGAGGGTATGCAGTTCGACAAGGGCTACATCTCGCCGTACTTCATCACCGACGCCGAGGCCGGCGAAGCGGTGCTGGAGGACCCGTACATCCTGATCCACCAGGGCAAGATCTCCGCGATCGCGGACCTGCTGCCGCTGCTGGAGAAGGTCGTGCAGTCCGGCAAGACGCTGCTGATCATCGCCGAGGACGTCGAGGCCGAGGCCCTGTCGACCCTGGTGGTCAACAAGATCCGTGGCAACTTCACCTCGGTCGCCGTCAAGGCGCCGGGCTTCGGTGACCGCCGCAAGGCGATGCTGGAGGACCTGGCCGCGCTCACCGGCGCGCAGGTCGTCGCCCCCGAGGTCGGGCTGAAGCTCGACCAGGTCGGCCTCGAGGTGCTCGGTTCGGCTCGCCGGATCGTGGTCTCGAAGGACAACACGACCGTCGTCGAGGGTTCCGGCAAGGCCGAGGACATCGAGGGCCGGGTCAGCCAGATCAAGTCCGAGATCGAGCGCACCGACTCCGACTGGGACCGCGAGAAGCTGCAGGAGCGGCTGGCCAAGCTGGCCGGTGGCGTCTGCGTGATCAAGGTCGGCGCGGCCACCGAGGTCGAGCTGAAGGAGAAGAAGCACCGGATCGAGGACGCGGTGTCCGCGACCCGGGCCGCGATCGAGGAGGGCATCGTCGCCGGCGGCGGCTCCGCCCTCGTGCACGCGGCCACCGTGCTGGACAACGGCCTGGACCTCGACGGTGACGAGCTCGCCGGCGTCCGGATCGTCCGCAAGGCGATCGTCGAGCCGCTGCGCTGGATCGCCGAGAACGGTGGCTACGAGGGCTACGTCGTGACCGCCAAGGTCGCGGAGCTGGAGGTCGGCAGCGGGTTCAACGCCGCCACCGGCGAGTACGGCGACCTGCTGGCCCAGGGCGTGCTGGACCCGGTCAAGGTGACCCGGTCCGCGCTCGCCAACGCCGGCTCGATCGCGGCGCTCCTGCTGACCACCGAGACACTGGTGGTCGACAAGCCCGAGGAAGAGGAAGCCCCGGCGGCCGGCCACGGTCACGGCCACTGA
- a CDS encoding GNAT family N-acetyltransferase: MLIRERRDEDLSVCVELLRAVHEQAGYPVNWPADPGLWLTPEAALGCWVAVDGERVVGHVVLTGVDEPAGVGMGGDERAGVELGGDERAGVGMGGARRAEVERLFVDPAATGRGTGRQLLDHCVTVAAGLGRELSLEVVDNRGAAERLYRRAGWTETGRTPIDWGGVHATELIRFSAPGSRA, translated from the coding sequence GTGCTGATTCGTGAGCGGCGTGACGAGGACCTGTCGGTGTGTGTCGAACTGTTGCGTGCTGTGCACGAACAAGCCGGGTATCCGGTCAACTGGCCCGCGGATCCGGGGCTGTGGCTGACGCCGGAGGCCGCGCTGGGATGTTGGGTCGCGGTGGACGGCGAGCGGGTTGTCGGGCATGTCGTGCTGACGGGCGTGGACGAGCCGGCCGGCGTGGGGATGGGCGGGGACGAGCGGGCCGGCGTGGAGCTGGGCGGGGACGAGCGGGCCGGTGTGGGGATGGGCGGGGCCCGGCGGGCCGAGGTGGAGCGGTTGTTCGTGGATCCGGCGGCGACCGGGCGGGGGACCGGGCGGCAGCTGCTCGACCATTGTGTGACCGTGGCCGCCGGGCTCGGGCGGGAGCTGTCGCTGGAGGTCGTGGACAACCGCGGCGCCGCCGAACGCCTGTACCGCCGGGCCGGCTGGACCGAGACGGGCCGCACTCCGATCGACTGGGGCGGCGTACACGCCACCGAACTGATCCGCTTCAGCGCACCCGGGTCCCGCGCGTGA
- the shbA gene encoding RNA polymerase sigma factor ShbA, whose product MTEVKVPDTHDRVELRDLAALAGDGDRTALNDLLTRVRAVAHRYVRSRLWTYPGGADMVDDVAQEVCVAVFGALGRYRDEGRPFEAFVYGIAARKVADAQRAFAVADVSTPDLPDGADESPTPEERAVRHSEIQHAIGLLDRLPVKLREILRLRVVAGMSAEETGRALGMTPGAVRVAQHRALIALRGFVGHETQLERGRAGEGHHG is encoded by the coding sequence GTGACAGAGGTCAAAGTGCCTGACACCCACGACCGGGTCGAGCTCAGGGATCTTGCCGCGCTGGCCGGCGACGGGGACCGTACAGCTCTCAATGACCTGCTGACCAGGGTGCGCGCTGTGGCGCACCGTTACGTACGGTCCCGTCTGTGGACCTATCCGGGCGGCGCCGACATGGTCGACGACGTCGCTCAAGAGGTTTGTGTCGCGGTATTCGGCGCGCTGGGCCGGTACCGCGACGAGGGGAGGCCTTTCGAGGCTTTCGTCTACGGCATCGCCGCCCGCAAGGTCGCCGATGCCCAGCGCGCGTTCGCGGTCGCCGACGTTTCGACGCCGGACCTGCCGGACGGCGCGGACGAGTCACCGACGCCTGAGGAGCGTGCGGTCCGGCACTCGGAGATCCAGCATGCCATCGGCCTGCTGGACCGGTTGCCGGTGAAGCTGCGCGAGATCCTCCGTCTGCGCGTCGTTGCGGGGATGTCAGCCGAGGAGACCGGCCGGGCACTGGGAATGACACCGGGGGCGGTGAGGGTCGCACAGCATCGGGCGTTGATCGCGCTCAGGGGGTTTGTGGGGCATGAAACACAGCTGGAACGAGGAAGAGCAGGGGAGGGGCATCATGGCTGA
- the guaB gene encoding IMP dehydrogenase, protein MDITPAGVPDKFAVLGLTFDDVLLQPNESDVIPSEAITRSRVSRNVWVNIPLVSSAMDTVTEARMAIAMARQGGLGVLHRNLSIEDQAQQVDLVKRSESGMIAQPITIGPEASIGEADALCAQYRISGVPVVDDAGVLVGIVTNRDMRFETDLSRPVREVMTRQPLITGKQGIAADDAMALLSKHKVEKLPLVDEAGKLTGLITLKDFVKRDKFPLSTKDASGRLMVGAAIGFFGEAYKRAMTLVEAGVDVLVVDTAHGHSKAQIEIIRKLKADPATRGVDVVGGNVGTRMGAQALVDAGADGVKVGVGPGSICTTRVVSGVGVPQVTAIYEASLACKPAGVPVIGDGGLQYSGDIAKALVAGADTVMLGSLLAGCEESPGDLVFINGKQFKAYRGMGSLGAMSSGGLRKSYSKDRYFQHDGSSDEKLIAEGVEGQVPYRGPLSAVAHQLIGGLRQSMWYTGARTVPELQDNGRFVRITSAGLQESHPHDIQMTVEAPNYSGR, encoded by the coding sequence ATGGACATCACCCCCGCTGGAGTTCCCGACAAGTTCGCCGTCCTCGGCCTCACCTTCGACGACGTACTGCTGCAGCCGAACGAGTCCGACGTCATCCCGTCCGAGGCGATCACCCGGTCTCGGGTGAGCCGCAACGTCTGGGTGAACATCCCGCTGGTGTCGAGCGCGATGGACACCGTGACCGAGGCCCGGATGGCGATCGCCATGGCCCGGCAGGGCGGCCTCGGCGTCCTGCACCGCAACCTCTCGATCGAGGACCAGGCCCAGCAGGTCGATCTGGTCAAGCGCTCCGAGTCCGGGATGATCGCGCAGCCGATCACGATCGGCCCGGAGGCGAGCATCGGCGAGGCCGACGCGCTCTGTGCGCAGTACCGGATCTCCGGCGTCCCGGTGGTGGACGACGCCGGCGTCCTGGTCGGCATCGTCACCAACCGCGACATGCGCTTCGAGACCGACCTGTCCCGGCCGGTCCGCGAGGTGATGACCAGGCAGCCGCTGATCACCGGCAAGCAGGGCATCGCCGCGGACGACGCGATGGCGCTGCTCAGCAAGCACAAGGTGGAGAAGCTGCCGCTGGTCGACGAGGCCGGCAAGCTCACCGGCCTGATCACGCTCAAGGACTTCGTCAAGCGCGACAAGTTCCCGCTGTCCACCAAGGACGCCTCCGGCCGGCTGATGGTCGGCGCCGCGATCGGCTTCTTCGGCGAGGCGTACAAGCGCGCCATGACACTGGTCGAGGCCGGCGTCGACGTGCTGGTCGTGGACACCGCGCACGGGCACTCGAAGGCGCAGATCGAGATCATCCGCAAGCTCAAGGCCGACCCGGCGACCCGCGGCGTGGACGTCGTCGGCGGCAACGTCGGCACCCGGATGGGTGCCCAGGCGCTGGTCGACGCGGGCGCGGACGGTGTCAAGGTCGGCGTCGGACCGGGCTCGATCTGTACGACGCGCGTCGTGTCCGGTGTCGGCGTACCACAGGTGACCGCGATCTACGAGGCGTCGCTGGCCTGCAAGCCGGCCGGTGTCCCGGTGATCGGCGACGGCGGCCTGCAGTACTCGGGCGACATCGCGAAGGCCCTGGTCGCGGGCGCGGACACCGTCATGCTCGGCTCGCTGCTGGCCGGCTGCGAGGAGTCGCCCGGCGACCTGGTGTTCATCAACGGCAAGCAGTTCAAGGCGTACCGCGGGATGGGTTCGCTCGGCGCGATGTCGTCCGGCGGCCTCCGCAAGTCGTACTCGAAGGACCGCTACTTCCAGCACGACGGCTCCTCCGACGAGAAGCTGATCGCCGAGGGCGTCGAGGGCCAGGTGCCGTACCGCGGCCCGCTGTCCGCGGTCGCCCACCAGCTGATCGGCGGCCTCCGCCAGTCGATGTGGTACACCGGCGCCCGCACCGTCCCGGAGCTCCAGGACAACGGCCGCTTCGTCCGCATCACCTCCGCCGGCCTGCAGGAATCCCACCCCCACGACATCCAAATGACAGTCGAGGCCCCGAACTACTCCGGCCGCTGA